The stretch of DNA TTCGGACAGCGGTCGTATCGGGTTGCCACACGCCGCCAGTCTTTGAGCCTGCCGAACATTATCTCGATCCGGTTGCGCCGTTTGTATCGGCGCTTGTCGTACTTGACGGTTTTCTTGCGCTGTTTTCGGCCGGGGATACATACGCGTATCCCTTTGTCTTTCAACGCATCTCTGAACCAGTCGGCATCATATCCGCGGTCCCCGAGCAGCCAGTCGACGTCAGGCAGGCTGCTCAGCAATGCCCGTGCGCCGATGTAGTCGCTGACCTGACCGGCCGTGACGAACAGGTTGAGCGGTCGGCCCTGGCTGTCGCAGATGGCATGCAGCTTGGTGTTCATGCCGCCCTTGGTCCGGCCAATCAGGCGTCCACGCCCCCCTTTTTCACGCCCAAGCTGGTCGCTGTTCGGTGGGCCTTGAGATAGGTCGCGTCGGTCATGACGGTCTTCTGTTCGCCGTGCTCGGCAGCCAGACCTGCCATCATCCGTGCGAAGACGCCCTTGTCGCTCCACCGCTTCCAGCGGTTGTAGAGGGTCTTGTGCGGGCCATATGCTGCAGGCGCATCGCGCCAACGTAAGCCATTGCGATTGATGAAGATAATCCCACTCAACACACGCCGGTCGTCGACCCGTGGCTTGCCGTGGGACTTCGGGAAAAAGGGCTCGAGGCGCGCCATCTGCGCATCCGTCAGCCAGAAAAGATCAGACATGTTCACCGCTCGGTTTTCGAACCGTGAATCACGCTGCAAAGCGGAAATCAATGGGTCCTGACCCTAGATGGTCGGTTGAACTCCATACGCCTTGAACCTCGTCCAAAGTTCCAAGCCAAGAACTCTTCATGACTTATCTGCGTCAATCTCTGGAGTTTCCTGTTTTGAAGAATGCTTCGGTCTGTCGCGATTAAATGATCTCGTCTTCGTCAAAAAGTGGATCGTCGGACAACTGGTCGTTCAGGTCTTCAACGGCACCTTCTGCGACAGCCATAGATTTCACCCGGGCAAGGTGAAACACTGCATCGCCTTCGTTGACGATGGGCATAACTGCACGACCAACAACAATCCCGTTGAATGGCGCAAGAATCTCTTCTTCAAGTTCGCCGAACGGATCGGCGACAACGGCCATGACATCACCCCTTGCAACGACATCTCCGTCGGCGCGGAATGTCCGCAACAAACCGCCAGCCGGGGCGCGCAGCCATTTGCTTGACGTACAGCATTGCGATGGGGCTTTAGGCTTGGCTATTCCTTTGGCGGGAAGCTGTCCAACGTGATGCAGAACGCGCAGGATCCCCGCGACACCGGCACGCACGGACATCTCGTCAAAGCGCAAACCCTCGCCCGCCTCAAAAAGCAGTACATCCTTGCCGATCTCCTTTGCCGCACCGCGCAGAGAGCCTTCGCGCAATGGGGATTGCAGAATGACCGGGGCACCAAAGACTTCGGCCAGTTTGGCTGTGTATGCGTTGTCCGGCGAGATGCGCACCTGAGGCAGATTGGTCCGATGGATCGCGGCAGAGTGCAGGTCGATGCCCAGATCACTTCGTGCGACAATTTCGTTAAGAAAAAGGTTCGCCAACCGTGATGCAAGAGAACCGCCCGAGGTGCCCGGAAACATGCGGTTCAGATCGCGTCGGTCGGGCAGATACCGTGAGTGGTTGATGAACCCGAACGCATTTACAATCGGGATCACAATAAGGGTGCCGCGCAGCGACTTGAGGTTTTTTGCCCGCAGCAGACGCCGCACGATCTCGACGCCGATGACCTCGTCACCATGAATGCCTGCACTGACGAACACGGTTGGGCCGTCGGCCTTCCCGTGTACAACATGGACTGACATCGACACTGGCGTGTGGTCCGACAACACGCTGACCGGCAGGTCCACAGTCTGGCGGGTGCCCGCGGGGATCGTCTGCCCACCGATCTCAAACGCTGCGCGGCGCGGCATCAGCCTTTGCCCTTGGTCTTGGTAGTGCCTTTGATGGCGCTTTTTTCGATGTATTCGATGATCTTGCCCGCCACATCCAACCCGGTCGCCTTTTCGACCCCTTCAAGGCCCGGCGAAGAGTTCACTTCCATGACCACGGGGCCGTGGTTGGCGCGCAGCATGTCAACGCCACAGACGTTCAGACCCATGGTTTTGGCCGCGCGGATCGCGGTGGATCGCTCTTCGGGTGACAGTTTGATCAGCTGTGCGGACCCGCCGCGATGCAGGTTGGAGCGGAAATCGCCCTCAGCACCTGTGCGTTTCATGGCCGCGATCACCTTGCCGCCCACTACAATGGCGCGGATGTCAGTGCCGCCGGCCTCCTTGATGAATTCCTGCAACAGAATGTTCGTGCCCGAGGCCCGAAAGGCTTCCACCACCGAGGTTGCGGACCGATCCGTATCGGCCAGAACAACGCCCAGACCTTGGGTGCCTTCCAGCAATTTGATGACGATGGGCGCACCGCCCGCAAGCTTCAGAACCTCGTCGGTCTGTTTGGGGTCATGGGCAAATGTCGTCACTGGCAGGCCGATCCCATCGCGCGCCAAAAGCTGCATGGAGCGCAGTTTGTCGCGGCTTCGCCCAATCGCGACACTCTCGTTCAGGGGGTAGACGCCCATCATTTCGAACTGACGCAAGACAGCGAGGCCGTAAAATGTAACCGATGCACCGATCCGCGGGATGACGGCGTCATAGCCGGTCAGTTTTTCGCCATTGTAGTAAATCTCAGGCCTGCGGGACGCGATGTTCATATAGCACCGCAGCGTGTTGATAATATCGAGTTCGTGCCCACGGCTTTCTGCGGCCTCTTTCAAACGGCGGTGGGAATAGAGATTGGCGTTACGTGCCATCATTGCGATTTTCATGATAAAATCCTCTCTG from Tateyamaria omphalii encodes:
- a CDS encoding IS5 family transposase (programmed frameshift) codes for the protein MSDLFWLTDAQMARLEPFFPKSHGKPRVDDRRVLSGIIFINRNGLRWRDAPAAYGPHKTLYNRWKRWSDKGVFARMMAGLAAEHGEQKTVMTDATYLKAHRTATSLGGEKGGRGRLIGRTKGGMNTKLHAICDSQGRPLNLFVTAGQVSDYIGARALLSSLPDVDWLLGDRGYDADWFRDALKDKGIRVCIPGRKQRKKTVKYDKRRYKRRNRIEIMFGRLKDWRRVATRYDRCPKVFLSAIALAATVIYWL
- a CDS encoding succinylglutamate desuccinylase/aspartoacylase family protein — encoded protein: MPRRAAFEIGGQTIPAGTRQTVDLPVSVLSDHTPVSMSVHVVHGKADGPTVFVSAGIHGDEVIGVEIVRRLLRAKNLKSLRGTLIVIPIVNAFGFINHSRYLPDRRDLNRMFPGTSGGSLASRLANLFLNEIVARSDLGIDLHSAAIHRTNLPQVRISPDNAYTAKLAEVFGAPVILQSPLREGSLRGAAKEIGKDVLLFEAGEGLRFDEMSVRAGVAGILRVLHHVGQLPAKGIAKPKAPSQCCTSSKWLRAPAGGLLRTFRADGDVVARGDVMAVVADPFGELEEEILAPFNGIVVGRAVMPIVNEGDAVFHLARVKSMAVAEGAVEDLNDQLSDDPLFDEDEII
- the rimK gene encoding 30S ribosomal protein S6--L-glutamate ligase; the protein is MKIAMMARNANLYSHRRLKEAAESRGHELDIINTLRCYMNIASRRPEIYYNGEKLTGYDAVIPRIGASVTFYGLAVLRQFEMMGVYPLNESVAIGRSRDKLRSMQLLARDGIGLPVTTFAHDPKQTDEVLKLAGGAPIVIKLLEGTQGLGVVLADTDRSATSVVEAFRASGTNILLQEFIKEAGGTDIRAIVVGGKVIAAMKRTGAEGDFRSNLHRGGSAQLIKLSPEERSTAIRAAKTMGLNVCGVDMLRANHGPVVMEVNSSPGLEGVEKATGLDVAGKIIEYIEKSAIKGTTKTKGKG